Proteins from a genomic interval of Medicago truncatula cultivar Jemalong A17 chromosome 3, MtrunA17r5.0-ANR, whole genome shotgun sequence:
- the LOC11414168 gene encoding high mobility group B protein 10 isoform X1, whose translation MSINQNQNQNQNPNQNQCESESKSNTNPYPPPTAPYSDLVRDSNLFQQKLQSFHDSLGTKLKIPTIGGKPLDLHHLFVEVTSRGGIEKVIVDRKWKEVIMSFNFRDTITSGSFMVRKTYLSLLYHFEQAYYFCKQVPPSTPDALSGNVANSFTTNTDGAAINDSPVQVSPISPAQTLGSSVRGTIDMKFDDGYIVTVDLGSEQLKGVLYHVSSNASKGSSIEGKKDQLAGKLGL comes from the exons atgtcaattaatcaaaatcaaaatcaaaatcaaaatccaaatcaaaatcagtgtgagagtgaatcaaaatcaaacacaaaccCTTATCCTCCTCCAACCGCACCTTACTCTGATCTTGTTCGTGATTCTAATCTCTTCCAACAAAAGCTTCAATCTTTTCATGATTCGCTTGGTACCAAATTAAA GATTCCTACTATAGGGGGGAAGCCACTAGATCTGCATCACCTCTTCGTTGAAGTAACATCTCGTGGTGGTATTGAAAAG GTAATTGTAGATCGTAAATGGAAGGAAGTAATAATGAGCTTCAACTTCCGAGATACCATAACAAGCGGATCATTCATGGTGCGCAAGACCTATCTATCGTTGCTTTATCATTTTGAGCAAGCGTATTATTTTTGCAAGCAAGTCCCTCCCTCAACACCTG ATGCTTTGAGTGGGAACGTTGCCAATAGCTTCACAACGAATACGGACGGTGCTGCTATCAATGATTCACCTGTCCAGG TTAGTCCAATTAGTCCAGCACAGACACTTGGTTCTTCAGTGCGTGGAACAATTGACATGAAATTTGATGACGGATATATAGTTACGGTAGACCTGGGTTCTGAACAGCTGAAAGGTGTCCTGTATCATGTTTCAAGTAATGCATCTAAGGGTTCTTCTATTGAAG GCAAGAAGGATCAATTAGCAGGAAAATTGGGTTTATGA
- the LOC11422408 gene encoding uncharacterized protein — MEMERSKKHKTEFPVLPDCVISYIFSKLGLKDLVKTITLSKLWLHEWGFRVDLNFDINTLFDYDKFPKDITLFEWVESEFAARVDQFMLHYQGDMIHSIRLVFPLGTKHTGVIERMISKGIAKGVKRLELILSYQDDDDADSDYMRPYILLPFDLLSEADSLTYLHLKRCILLISMDNFCGLKNLKTLVLSLVSVKQDMIQCLLSNCIHLLDFTLDDCKFKSDLKITSPTLLNFNIVNCGVKIKKRRNIDIIASNLSSFEYSCTSTEVHTMNIKAHMLSKFSFTGSKFYECVGFSGMKNVTTIVLDGVHECISGKLVPLLFSGCLQLEDVTFKNYNLISELVVISTKLRHLNIINCGSQEQYSPPISIDAINLSSFEYSGHTQRFSIKAPKLLTIFWNAAIRERNSHLFGSIASLQHIENLAMTISHSQITELSTVLVRFQNLRQLELFIEGPYVRFQSPGELDQLFIMDQYNFNIDYFWILDIAMACQHLQKLSLTIRTSHPENSHMIGFERQRREYAGFSHNYLKYVELRGCMCTINVIELASHLLRNVNSLKQITFSSREKFYRGAGRWTEDCDNCCWLEGGIIHDMLQDEVNEQCQLIVF, encoded by the exons ATGGAGATGGAGAGGAGTAAAAAACACAAGACTGAGTTCCCTGTGTTGCCTGATTGTGTTATATCATATATCTTTTCAAAGTTAGGTTTGAAGGATTTGGTGAAAACAATCACATTGTCCAAACTATGGCTTCACGAATGGGGATTCAGGGTGGACCTCAACTTTGATATCAATACTTTGTTTGACTATGATAAATTTCCAAAAGACATCACACTCTTTGAATGGGTCGAATCTGAATTTGCCGCAAGAGTGGATCAATTCATGCTGCATTATCAAGGTGACATGATCCATTCAATCCGACTCGTGTTTCCATTAGGTACCAAACACACAGGTGTCATTGAAAGGATGATTTCCAAAGGAATTGCTAAGGGTGTCAAACGTCTTGAATTGATCTTATCATAtcaagatgatgatgatgctgaTTCTGATTATATGCGCCCATACATATTATTACCCTTCGATCTCTTATCTGAGGCTGATTCTCTAACGTATCTGCACTTAAAGAGGTGCATCCTATTAATATCTATGGACAACTTCTGTGGTTTGAAGAATTTGAAAACTCTTGTGTTGTCTCTAGTTTCTGTGAAACAGGATATGATTCAATGTCTACTTTCCAACTGCATCCATCTTCTAGACTTCACCCTTGATGACTGCAAGTTCAAGTCTGACTTAAAAATAACCAGCCCAACATTGTTAAATTTCAACATTGTTAATTGCGGGGTTAAAATCAAGAAGAGGAGGAATATCGATATCATTGCATCAAATCTCTCATCCTTTGAATATTCTTGTACCAGTACTGAAGTACACACAATGAACATCAAGGCTCATATGTTATCCAAGTTTAGCTTCACCGGCAGCAAATTCTATGAATGTGTGGGGTTTTCTGGAATGAAAAATGTGACAACAATTGTGTTGGACGGTGTCCATGAATGTATATCTGGTAAATTAGTGCCACTTCTGTTTTCTGGGTGTCTCCAACTCGAGGACGTTACCTTTAAGAACTACAACCTCATAAGTGAACTGGTGGTTATCAGTACAAAGTTGCGTCATTTGAACATAATCAATTGTGGCTCTCAAGAACAATATTCTCCTCCCATAAGTATCGACGCAATCAACCTCTCATCCTTTGAATACAGTGGTCACACACAAAGATTCTCTATTAAGGCTCCAAAGTTATTGACCATTTTTTGGAATGCGGCTATCAGAGAAAGAAATTCACATCTCTTTGGTTCAATTGCAAGTTTACAACATATTGAGAATTTAGCTATGACCATTAGCCATTCACAG ATAACAGAATTATCAACAGTCTTGGTTCGATTTCAAAATCTCAGACAATTAGAGCTCTTTATCGAGGGTCCATATGTTCGATTTCAAAGTCCCGGAGAATTGGACCAGCTCTTTATCATGGaccaatataattttaatatagacTACTTTTGGATTTTGGATATTGCAATGGCTTGTCAGCATCTCCAAAAACTATCTCTTACG ATAAGAACTTCACATCCGGAAAATTCACATATGATTGGATTTGAGAGACAAAGAAGAGAATATGCAGGGTTTTCTcataattatttgaaatatgTTGAGTTACGAGGTTGTATGTGCACCATAAATGTAATTGAATTGGCCAGTCACCTATTGAGGAATGTGAATTCACTTAAACAAATTACTTTCAGTTCTCGTGAAAAATTCTACAGAGGTGCTGGAAGATGGACCGAGGACTGTGATAATTGTTGTTGGTTGGAAGGGGGTATTATTCATGACATGCTTCAAGATGAAGTTAATGAACAATGTCAGCTTATAGTTTTTTAG
- the LOC11415235 gene encoding berberine bridge enzyme-like 22 yields the protein MTQDSNHLKVGKKNTQMDFLVVFLFLSLSISCASSTSVEESFMQCMTTIVSSYSESTEKTVFTNSPLYPQVLESLKQNPRWVNSSSKPLLIMTPSHESEIQSAILCSKEIGVQIRVVSGGHDYEGLSYLCKTPFIMIDLINIRLIDINLADESAWIQAGATLGELYYKISKASKVHGFPSGLCPSVGIGGHISGGGFGTLFRKHGLAADHVLDAYLIDVNGRILNRKSMGEDVFWAIRGGSASSFGVILAWKIRLVRVPSIVTVFTIQKTLEEGATKLIHRWQFIADKLHKDLLIRIVAQTNGANSITIQTMFNSLFLGRKKNLITIMNESFPELGLQEKDCIEMSWIQSVLYFAGFKKYDPIELLLNRIVAYKSPFKAKSDYVKVPIPETGLEGIWKMLLKEDTLALLIMEPYGGKMSEISESEIPFPHRKGNLYNIQYMVKWEVNSIEESNKHIKWMKKLYRYMTPYVSKSPRAAYYNYRDLDIGRNKHFNTSYSEASVWGIKYFKGNFKRLAQIKTIFDPQNFFRNEQSIPLLNSITPSHRGGGNK from the exons ATGACACAGGACTCAAATCATCTCAAAGTAGGGAAGAAAAACACACAGATGGATTTCCTTGTAGTGTTTCTGTTTCTATCTCTTTCAATCTCTTGTGCTTCTTCTACTTCAGTTGAGGAGAGTTTCATGCAGTGCATGACAACCATAGTTAGTAGCTATTCTGAATCCACTGAAAAAACAGTGTTTACCAACTCACCCTTGTATCCACAAGTATTGGAATCATTGAAACAAAATCCAAGATGGGTGAACTCATCAAGCAAACCTCTTCTCATTATGACACCTTCTCATGAATCAGAAATTCAATCAGCCATACTATGCAGCAAAGAGATTGGTGTGCAGATTAGGGTTGTTAGTGGTGGCCATGATTATGAAGGACTATCTTATCTTTGTAAGACACCCTTTATCATGATTGATCTCATCAACATCCGTTTGATCGACATTAATCTTGCCGATGAATCTGCTTGGATTCAGGCTGGTGCAACATTAGGTGAACTTTACTATAAAATCTCCAAAGCAAGTAAAGTTCATGGATTCCCCTCAG GGTTATGTCCAAGCGTTGGAATAGGCGGTCACATAAGTGGAGGTGGATTCGGTACCTTGTTTAGGAAACATGGTCTAGCAGCAGATCATGTTCTTGATGCTTACCTAATAGATGTAAATGGAAGGATTCTTAATAGAAAATCAATGGGAGAAGATGTTTTTTGGGCCATTAGAGGAGGTAGTGCTTCTAGTTTTGGAGTCATTCTTGCATGGAAGATAAGGTTGGTTAGAGTTCCATCTATTGTTACTGTCTTCACCATTCAAAAAACTCTGGAAGAAGGAGCAACAAAACTCATTCATAGATGGCAATTCATAGCAGATAAATTGCATAAAGATCTTTTAATTAGAATAGTTGCTCAAACTAATGGTGCAAATTCAATAACAATCCAAACCATGTTTAACTCTCTCTTccttggaagaaaaaaaaacttaatcacAATAATGAATGAGAGTTTCCCTGAATTAGGGTTGCAGGAAAAAGACTGCATTGAAATGAGTTGGATTCAATCAGTTTTGTATTTTGCAGGATTCAAAAAATATGATCCTATAGAACTCTTGCTAAACAGAATTGTAGCCTACAAAAGCCCATTCAAAGCCAAATCTGATTATGTAAAAGTGCCTATACCAGAAACTGGTTTAGAAGGTATTTGGAAAATGCTTCTAAAAGAAGACACATTAGCATTACTTATAATGGAGCCATATGGTGGAAAAATGAGTGAAATTTCAGAATCTGAAATCCCTTTTCCACACAGAAAAGGAAACTTGTACAACATACAATACATGGTTAAGTGGGAAGTGAATAGCATTGAAGAGTCCAACAAACATATAAAGTGGATGAAAAAACTTTATAGATACATGACTCCTTATGTTTCAAAGTCTCCAAGAGCTGCATATTACAACTATAGGGATCTTGATATAGGTAGGAACAAGCATTTTAACACAAGCTACTCAGAAGCAAGTGTTTGGGGCATCAAGTACTTTAAGGGAAACTTTAAGCGTTTGGCACAAATTAAGACAATATTTGATCCCCAAAACTTTTTCAGGAATGAGCAGAGTATTCCTCTACTAAATTCCATTACTCCTTCACATAGAGGTGGTGGAAATAAGTAG
- the LOC11414168 gene encoding high mobility group B protein 10 isoform X2, producing the protein MTSNQNQNQNRRETELTNPCPPPTTLYSDLVRDANLFREKLQSFHDSLGIKLEIPTIGGKPLDLHHLFVEVTSRGGIEKVIVDRKWKEVIMSFNFRDTITSGSFMVRKTYLSLLYHFEQAYYFCKQVPPSTPDALSGNVANSFTTNTDGAAINDSPVQVSPISPAQTLGSSVRGTIDMKFDDGYIVTVDLGSEQLKGVLYHVSSNASKGSSIEGKKDQLAGKLGL; encoded by the exons ATGACAAGTAACcagaatcaaaaccaaaatcGGCGTGAGACTGAACTCACAAACCCTTGTCCTCCTCCAACCACTCTCTACTCTGACCTTGTTCGTGATGCTAACCTCTTCCGGGAAAAACTTCAATCTTTTCACGATTCGCTCGGTATCAAATTAGA GATTCCTACTATAGGGGGGAAGCCACTAGATCTGCATCACCTCTTCGTTGAAGTAACATCTCGTGGTGGTATTGAAAAG GTAATTGTAGATCGTAAATGGAAGGAAGTAATAATGAGCTTCAACTTCCGAGATACCATAACAAGCGGATCATTCATGGTGCGCAAGACCTATCTATCGTTGCTTTATCATTTTGAGCAAGCGTATTATTTTTGCAAGCAAGTCCCTCCCTCAACACCTG ATGCTTTGAGTGGGAACGTTGCCAATAGCTTCACAACGAATACGGACGGTGCTGCTATCAATGATTCACCTGTCCAGG TTAGTCCAATTAGTCCAGCACAGACACTTGGTTCTTCAGTGCGTGGAACAATTGACATGAAATTTGATGACGGATATATAGTTACGGTAGACCTGGGTTCTGAACAGCTGAAAGGTGTCCTGTATCATGTTTCAAGTAATGCATCTAAGGGTTCTTCTATTGAAG GCAAGAAGGATCAATTAGCAGGAAAATTGGGTTTATGA